The Urbifossiella limnaea genome has a window encoding:
- a CDS encoding glycosyltransferase has translation MSALLAPRLADPVAPPAAAPVRVSFVIDRLTRAGTESQLVALINHLDRSRVRPSLVLLDGEDDLSRALEPADCPVVRLGVRKLLSRGGVQAASRLRAYWRDTQPDVVQTYFQDSSYFGVPVARAAGVKAVVRVRNNLGYALTRKDRVAGRVIRPFVSRFLTNTAAGRDAIVAGDGYTPDRVVVLENGVDTQRFNRFLLPDTTKKRVRVGCVANLRPVKNIAGLMHAAKLLLERHSCLVFEVAGDGEQREELERLHAELGLGSRFVFRGSIPDAAAFLRTVEIAVLPSHSEGMSNALLEYMAAGRAVVATAVGANPTLIDDGRSGQIVPPNDPTALAEAVGRYLERPLMAAAFGAAARRKVESEFSRDAMTRRFEDFFHELAGR, from the coding sequence ATGTCCGCACTCCTCGCGCCGCGCCTTGCCGATCCCGTCGCCCCGCCGGCCGCCGCGCCGGTCCGGGTGTCGTTCGTCATCGACCGCCTCACCCGCGCCGGCACCGAGAGCCAACTCGTCGCCCTCATCAACCACCTCGACCGGAGCCGCGTCCGGCCGTCGCTCGTGTTGCTCGACGGCGAAGATGATCTGTCCCGGGCGCTCGAGCCGGCCGACTGCCCCGTCGTGCGGCTCGGCGTGCGGAAGTTGCTGAGCCGCGGCGGCGTTCAAGCCGCTTCCCGGCTCCGGGCGTACTGGCGCGACACGCAACCGGACGTTGTGCAGACGTACTTCCAGGACTCGTCGTACTTCGGTGTGCCGGTCGCCCGCGCGGCGGGTGTGAAAGCCGTCGTGCGGGTGCGGAACAATCTCGGCTACGCCCTCACTCGTAAGGACCGCGTCGCCGGGCGCGTCATCCGGCCGTTCGTCAGCCGCTTCCTCACGAACACCGCCGCCGGCCGCGACGCCATCGTCGCCGGCGACGGCTACACGCCCGACCGCGTGGTCGTGCTGGAGAACGGCGTCGACACCCAGCGGTTCAACCGGTTCCTGCTGCCCGACACGACCAAGAAACGCGTCCGCGTCGGCTGTGTGGCGAACCTTCGGCCGGTGAAGAACATCGCCGGCCTGATGCACGCCGCGAAGCTGCTGCTGGAGCGGCACTCGTGCCTGGTGTTCGAGGTGGCCGGCGACGGCGAGCAGCGCGAGGAACTGGAGCGGCTTCACGCCGAGCTCGGCCTCGGCAGCCGGTTCGTGTTCCGCGGTTCGATCCCCGACGCGGCGGCCTTCCTGCGGACGGTCGAGATCGCGGTGTTGCCGTCCCACTCGGAGGGGATGTCGAACGCTCTGCTGGAGTACATGGCCGCCGGCCGGGCGGTCGTGGCCACCGCCGTGGGCGCGAACCCGACGCTGATCGACGACGGCCGGAGCGGCCAGATCGTGCCGCCGAATGACCCCACGGCCCTGGCCGAGGCGGTGGGCCGCTACCTGGAGCGGCCGCTGATGGCGGCGGCGTTCGGAGCGGCGGCCCGGCGAAAGGTCGAATCCGAGTTCAGCCGGGACGCGATGACGCGGCGATTCGAAGATTTCTTCCACGAGTTGGCCGGGCGATGA